In Osmia lignaria lignaria isolate PbOS001 chromosome 5, iyOsmLign1, whole genome shotgun sequence, a single genomic region encodes these proteins:
- the LOC117607886 gene encoding ribosomal protein S6 kinase alpha-5 isoform X2, which translates to MENVMQPPLPPPPPPSEILENTSAEHTVTHVLTFVNLADSGGQRVDMTHFDLLKVLGTGAYGKVFLVRKRTGTDAGRLYAMKVLKKASIVQKKKTTEHTKTERQVLEAVRDSPFLVTLHYAFQTDAKLHLILDYVSGGELFTHLYQREHFTEDEVRIYIGEVILALEHLHKLGIIYRDIKLENILLDKEGHIVLTDFGLSKEFLPHERDSNARAYSFCGTIEYMAPEVVRGGSAGHDIAVDWWSVGVLTYELLTGASPFTVEGEKNTQQDISRRILKTDPPIPSHLSPTVRDFILRLLVKDPRQRLGGGPSDAKELKEHPFFRRAPPPFCWESLERREIPPPFVPRITHELDTSNFSDEFTKMIAADSPAVVPPNYDKIFRGYSYVAPSVLFGDNVVSKDIFKEATKASTESQRPSASDVLAARFEESTFFQAYELDPREEALGDGSFSVCRKCRHRKTLQEFAVKIVSRRIDCGREANLLRTCQGHPNVVKLIEVHQDRAHTYLVMELLSGGELLKRPRPFSEQHASRIMRQLASAVRFMHSRGVVHRDLKPENIVFAHEGEDSSVKIVDFGFARIKRGCEPLHTPCFTLPYAAPEVVARQGYDQSCDLWSLGAILYSMLSGKPPFRTGSPDLATRIRAGEIDFDGESWNHVSSLAKQVAKGLLTVDPSKRLTASGLANHPWLNETSSFDVTTTGSYDVHAAHEHANPSFLEKPEGFRLREVDGARLAQRRKLHKRSTSSSVSSSASTTSSSPSVQLLRPPSAATNLATSASPAQPSAFDFGEDKVNEYLSSLSSSSDSNSPRIMQETPKKRRKRDDDHSDQDIYSKRYKRIHLDSELYKNRTGPVTRSRKRKLEEQTVNGGGDPLTAELHESSHADLREIHRKQKAGKRPKRLATIIVE; encoded by the exons TGAACCTGGCCGACAGCGGAGGACAGAGGGTAGACATGACGCACTTCGATTTGCTGAAGGTCCTTGGAACTGGAG CTTACGGTAAGGTGTTCCTGGTGCGAAAGAGGACGGGCACCGATGCTGGACGTCTTTACGCCATGAAAGTATTGAAGAAAGCGTCGatcgtgcagaagaagaagacgaccGAGCACACGAAAACGGAGAGACAAGTTCTGGAGGCCGTTCGAGACAGTCCTTTTTTAGTTACCTTGCATTACGCCTTTCAGACGGACGCCAAGCTCCATCTGATTTTAG ATTATGTCAGTGGTGGTGAGCTGTTTACGCATTTATATCAGCGGGAACACTTCACCGAGGACGAAGTGCGGATTTATATCGGGGAAGTTATTTTAGCGTTAGAACATTTGCACAAA CTGGGCATCATCTACAGggatattaaattagaaaatattctgCTGGACAAAGAGGGTCATATCGTGTTAACTGATTTCGGTTTAAGTAAAGAGTTTCTGCCGCACGAAAGGGACAGCAACGCCCGTGCTTACTCCTTTTGCGGAACTATCGAGTACATGGCACCGGAAGTGGTACGAGGGGGCTCAGCGGGACACGATATT GCAGTGGACTGGTGGAGCGTGGGCGTTCTTACGTACGAGCTGCTAACCGGCGCGTCTCCATTTACGGTGGAGGGTGAGAAGAACACGCAACAGGATATCTCACGAAGAATCCTCAAAACAGATCCTCCGATCCCCAGTCACCTCAGCCCAACCGTACGAGACTTTATCCTCCGTCTTCTGGTGAAGGATCCTCGACAGCGGTTGGGTGGCGGGCCGAGCGACGCCAAAGAGCTGAAGGAACATCCGTTCTTCAGAAGAGCACCGCCACCCTTCTGTTGGGAGTCCCTGGAGAGACGAGAGATACCACCGCCGTTCGTCCCTCGAATCACCCACGAGCTGGACACCAGTAATTTCTCAGACGAGTTCACCAAAATGATCGCCGCCGATAGTCCGGCGGTAGTTCCTCCGAACTACGACAAGATCTTCCGGGGCTACTCGTACGTAGCGCCTTCTGTACTGTTCGGGGACAACGTGGTCAGCAAAGACATCTTCAAGGAGGCGACTAAAGCTAGTACAGAATCTCAGCGACCATCGGCATCGGACGTATTAGCGGCCAGGTTCGAGGAATCGACCTTCTTCCAGGCCTACGAGCTGGATCCGCGCGAGGAGGCTCTGGGTGACGGTAGTTTCTCCGTCTGTCGCAAGTGCAGGCACAGGAAGACGCTACAGGAGTTCGCTGTGAAGATAGTCAGTCGTAGAATCGACTGCGGAAGGGAGGCGAACCTGCTGCGCACCTGTCAAGGACACCCGAACGTGGTCAAGCTGATCGAGGTACATCAGGACAGGGCGCACACGTACCTAGTGATGGAATTACTATCGGGGGGAGAGTTATTGAAGAGGCCGAGGCCGTTCAGCGAGCAGCATGCCAGCAGGATAATGAGGCAGTTGGCCTCCGCGGTACGTTTCATGCACTCCAGAGGCGTGGTCCACAGAGACTTGAAGCCGGAGAACATAGTCTTCGCTCACGAGGGGGAGGATTCCTCGGTGAAGATCGTGGACTTCGGCTTCGCCAGGATAAAACGCGGCTGCGAGCCTCTGCACACGCCTTGTTTCACTCTTCCATACGCGGCCCCCGAGGTGGTAGCCAGGCAAGGGTACGACCAGAGCTGCGACCTCTGGAGTCTAGGCGCAATTCTTTACTCCATGCTGTCGGGGAAGCCTCCGTTCAGGACAGGCTCCCCGGACCTGGCTACCAGAATCAGGGCGGGGGAGATCGATTTCGACGGCGAGTCCTGGAACCACGTGTCCAGCCTCGCCAAGCAAGTCGCCAAGGGTCTGTTGACCGTCGACCCGAGTAAAAGACTGACAGCCAGCGGTCTGGCGAACCACCCTTGGCTGAACGAGACCAGTTCCTTCGACGTGACCACCACCGGCTCCTACGATGTTCACGCAGCGCACGAACACGCGAATCCCAGCTTCCTGGAGAAGCCGGAGGGCTTCCGACTGCGCGAGGTGGACGGAGCCAGGCTCGCGCAGAGGAGAAAGCTTCATAAACGTTCCACCTCCAGCTCCGTATCCTCTTCCGCCTCCACCACCTCCTCGAGCCCCTCTGTACAATTGTTAAGACCACCCAGCGCGGCTACCAATCTCGCTACCTCCGCTTCTCCGGCTCAACCGAGCGCCTTCGACTTCGGCGAGGACAAAGTGAACGAGTACCTCAGCTCCCTGTCGTCCTCATCGGACTCGAACTCGCCCAGAATCATGCAGGAGACACCCAAAAAGCGACGCAAGCGCGACGACGACCACTCGGACCAAGATATCTACTCGAAGCGGTACAAGAGGATCCATCTGGACAGTGAACTTTATAAAAACAGGACTGGCCCGGTGACTAGGTCCAGGAAACGAAAACTCGAAGAACAGACCGTGAACGGTGGC
- the LOC117607886 gene encoding ribosomal protein S6 kinase alpha-5 isoform X3: MTHFDLLKVLGTGAYGKVFLVRKRTGTDAGRLYAMKVLKKASIVQKKKTTEHTKTERQVLEAVRDSPFLVTLHYAFQTDAKLHLILDYVSGGELFTHLYQREHFTEDEVRIYIGEVILALEHLHKLGIIYRDIKLENILLDKEGHIVLTDFGLSKEFLPHERDSNARAYSFCGTIEYMAPEVVRGGSAGHDIAVDWWSVGVLTYELLTGASPFTVEGEKNTQQDISRRILKTDPPIPSHLSPTVRDFILRLLVKDPRQRLGGGPSDAKELKEHPFFRRAPPPFCWESLERREIPPPFVPRITHELDTSNFSDEFTKMIAADSPAVVPPNYDKIFRGYSYVAPSVLFGDNVVSKDIFKEATKASTESQRPSASDVLAARFEESTFFQAYELDPREEALGDGSFSVCRKCRHRKTLQEFAVKIVSRRIDCGREANLLRTCQGHPNVVKLIEVHQDRAHTYLVMELLSGGELLKRPRPFSEQHASRIMRQLASAVRFMHSRGVVHRDLKPENIVFAHEGEDSSVKIVDFGFARIKRGCEPLHTPCFTLPYAAPEVVARQGYDQSCDLWSLGAILYSMLSGKPPFRTGSPDLATRIRAGEIDFDGESWNHVSSLAKQVAKGLLTVDPSKRLTASGLANHPWLNETSSFDVTTTGSYDVHAAHEHANPSFLEKPEGFRLREVDGARLAQRRKLHKRSTSSSVSSSASTTSSSPSVQLLRPPSAATNLATSASPAQPSAFDFGEDKVNEYLSSLSSSSDSNSPRIMQETPKKRRKRDDDHSDQDIYSKRYKRIHLDSELYKNRTGPVTRSRKRKLEEQTVNGGGDPLTAELHESSHADLREIHRKQKAGKRPKRLATIIVE, translated from the exons ATGACGCACTTCGATTTGCTGAAGGTCCTTGGAACTGGAG CTTACGGTAAGGTGTTCCTGGTGCGAAAGAGGACGGGCACCGATGCTGGACGTCTTTACGCCATGAAAGTATTGAAGAAAGCGTCGatcgtgcagaagaagaagacgaccGAGCACACGAAAACGGAGAGACAAGTTCTGGAGGCCGTTCGAGACAGTCCTTTTTTAGTTACCTTGCATTACGCCTTTCAGACGGACGCCAAGCTCCATCTGATTTTAG ATTATGTCAGTGGTGGTGAGCTGTTTACGCATTTATATCAGCGGGAACACTTCACCGAGGACGAAGTGCGGATTTATATCGGGGAAGTTATTTTAGCGTTAGAACATTTGCACAAA CTGGGCATCATCTACAGggatattaaattagaaaatattctgCTGGACAAAGAGGGTCATATCGTGTTAACTGATTTCGGTTTAAGTAAAGAGTTTCTGCCGCACGAAAGGGACAGCAACGCCCGTGCTTACTCCTTTTGCGGAACTATCGAGTACATGGCACCGGAAGTGGTACGAGGGGGCTCAGCGGGACACGATATT GCAGTGGACTGGTGGAGCGTGGGCGTTCTTACGTACGAGCTGCTAACCGGCGCGTCTCCATTTACGGTGGAGGGTGAGAAGAACACGCAACAGGATATCTCACGAAGAATCCTCAAAACAGATCCTCCGATCCCCAGTCACCTCAGCCCAACCGTACGAGACTTTATCCTCCGTCTTCTGGTGAAGGATCCTCGACAGCGGTTGGGTGGCGGGCCGAGCGACGCCAAAGAGCTGAAGGAACATCCGTTCTTCAGAAGAGCACCGCCACCCTTCTGTTGGGAGTCCCTGGAGAGACGAGAGATACCACCGCCGTTCGTCCCTCGAATCACCCACGAGCTGGACACCAGTAATTTCTCAGACGAGTTCACCAAAATGATCGCCGCCGATAGTCCGGCGGTAGTTCCTCCGAACTACGACAAGATCTTCCGGGGCTACTCGTACGTAGCGCCTTCTGTACTGTTCGGGGACAACGTGGTCAGCAAAGACATCTTCAAGGAGGCGACTAAAGCTAGTACAGAATCTCAGCGACCATCGGCATCGGACGTATTAGCGGCCAGGTTCGAGGAATCGACCTTCTTCCAGGCCTACGAGCTGGATCCGCGCGAGGAGGCTCTGGGTGACGGTAGTTTCTCCGTCTGTCGCAAGTGCAGGCACAGGAAGACGCTACAGGAGTTCGCTGTGAAGATAGTCAGTCGTAGAATCGACTGCGGAAGGGAGGCGAACCTGCTGCGCACCTGTCAAGGACACCCGAACGTGGTCAAGCTGATCGAGGTACATCAGGACAGGGCGCACACGTACCTAGTGATGGAATTACTATCGGGGGGAGAGTTATTGAAGAGGCCGAGGCCGTTCAGCGAGCAGCATGCCAGCAGGATAATGAGGCAGTTGGCCTCCGCGGTACGTTTCATGCACTCCAGAGGCGTGGTCCACAGAGACTTGAAGCCGGAGAACATAGTCTTCGCTCACGAGGGGGAGGATTCCTCGGTGAAGATCGTGGACTTCGGCTTCGCCAGGATAAAACGCGGCTGCGAGCCTCTGCACACGCCTTGTTTCACTCTTCCATACGCGGCCCCCGAGGTGGTAGCCAGGCAAGGGTACGACCAGAGCTGCGACCTCTGGAGTCTAGGCGCAATTCTTTACTCCATGCTGTCGGGGAAGCCTCCGTTCAGGACAGGCTCCCCGGACCTGGCTACCAGAATCAGGGCGGGGGAGATCGATTTCGACGGCGAGTCCTGGAACCACGTGTCCAGCCTCGCCAAGCAAGTCGCCAAGGGTCTGTTGACCGTCGACCCGAGTAAAAGACTGACAGCCAGCGGTCTGGCGAACCACCCTTGGCTGAACGAGACCAGTTCCTTCGACGTGACCACCACCGGCTCCTACGATGTTCACGCAGCGCACGAACACGCGAATCCCAGCTTCCTGGAGAAGCCGGAGGGCTTCCGACTGCGCGAGGTGGACGGAGCCAGGCTCGCGCAGAGGAGAAAGCTTCATAAACGTTCCACCTCCAGCTCCGTATCCTCTTCCGCCTCCACCACCTCCTCGAGCCCCTCTGTACAATTGTTAAGACCACCCAGCGCGGCTACCAATCTCGCTACCTCCGCTTCTCCGGCTCAACCGAGCGCCTTCGACTTCGGCGAGGACAAAGTGAACGAGTACCTCAGCTCCCTGTCGTCCTCATCGGACTCGAACTCGCCCAGAATCATGCAGGAGACACCCAAAAAGCGACGCAAGCGCGACGACGACCACTCGGACCAAGATATCTACTCGAAGCGGTACAAGAGGATCCATCTGGACAGTGAACTTTATAAAAACAGGACTGGCCCGGTGACTAGGTCCAGGAAACGAAAACTCGAAGAACAGACCGTGAACGGTGGC